GATAACTGCGCGCGGATCAGAAATAGTGTAAACGGCGTGTCCCATTCCATATATGAGGCCTGAGCGGTCGCCGGCTTCTTTTTTGAGCAGTTTCTCAAGAAAGGCGCTTACCTCCTCATCATCTTCCCAGTCGCTGACGCCTTTCTTTATATATTCCATCATTTCCATGACTTTTAAGTTGGCGCCGCCGTGGCGCGGGCCTTTGAGGCTGCCGATTGCCGCGCTGATTGCGGAATATGTATCTGTTCCAGTTGAAGACAAACAACGGCAGGAGAATGTTGAGTTGTTACCACCGCCGTGTTCTGCATGGAGAATGAGGCAGATATCGAGGAGTTTAGCTTCCTCATCAGTGAATTGCTTGTCAGGCCTCATTGTGGCGAGAATACTTTCAGCGGTTGAATGTGCAGGCTCGAGAGGGTGAAAGAACATTGTATCGTGATCAAAGTTTTTGCGCTTAACCTGATATGCGTGGACCATGAGGGTCGGCATTTTGGCTATCAGTTTGATTGACTGGCTGAGAACATTTTCAATTGAGGTGTCTTCAGGGTTGTCGTCATAAGAATAGAGTGCAAGCACAGCGCGGCCCATTTTATTCATAATGTTAGGCGACGGCGCTTTCATTAAGACGTCTTCAGTAAAATACGGCGGCAGTTCGCGCAGTTCGCCTAAAATTGCGTTGAAAGCTTCTAACTGATCTTTGTTTGGGAGTCTGCCGAACAAAAGCAGCCATATTACTTCCTCAAAACCAAACCTGTTGTCCTTTTGGCATCCTTTCACGATCTCTTTTACGTTGATTCCGCGGTAAATGAGCTCACCTTCGATTGGCATTTTTTCACCCTCATTAATAAGGTAGCCATGCACGTTGCAGATTCGTGTAAGACCAGCCAAAACTCCGGTACCGTCTGAGTTTCTAAGGCCGCGCTTTACATGATAAGTATCAAAAAGCTCAGGGCTTATTTGGTTATATTTTTTAAATTCATCGCATAGCCTTTTTAACGAGCCGGCAGGTATGTTTGCATGATATCCATTCATTAAAGCTGCACTCCTTTCGTTTTAAAATTAATGAATTTTTTAAATTTCAATAAGAAATGTAATTTTCATTTTTAGGTGTTAATAATACAATTTTAATATTTTTAGATATTATAGTCAAGCAAAAGGGAAAGAAAAATGAAAGATTTTATTATCCCGGTTGCAATTTTTCTTTTATTAATGCTTCTAATACCGATGATTTCATTAATAAATGCTAAAAAGGTGAACAACCATGTTAATACATATGCATCAGCCTCACAAACTATAAGTATAAAGTCGGACAATTTTACATTTAAAATTAAAGATGGCAAAACCGGAAATTACGAAACAGTAAAGGGCTTTGACTTTATTTGCGGTGTTGTAGCCGGTGAAATGCCTGCTTCGTATAATGTTGAAGCATTGAAGGCCCAAGCTGTTGCGGCTCTGACATACTGCCTATATCAAAATGAGAACGGCACTATTGTGACAGGGCTGAGTATTGCTTATCTTACGCCGGAGGAGCAGAAAAAACGCTGGAGCTCGAACTATGAAAACAATAAGAAAAAGATAGAGCATGCGGTAAGCGAAGTTTACGGAAAAGTTCTGACCTATGACGGGAAAATTATAGATGCCGTATTCTTTAATATGTCTTCGGGCATAACCGAAAACTGTAAAGATGTTTTCGGGAAGGAACTGCCGTACCTTGTCGAGGTTTCAAGCCCCGGTGACACGTTGCAGGAGGATTTTATATCCCACACTGCGCTTACCCTTGATGAATTTAAGGCAAAGGTGAAGGGCTTCGACAAGGACGCGGATTTCAGCGGCAACCCGGCGGATTACCTTAAGATTGAAAAACGCTCCGGCGCAGGGGGTGTTATCTCGGCACGCCTGTGCGGGAAAGAGGTTTCAGGCAGGGATATACGCTCAATTTTTGGCCTGCGCTCGGCTAATTTTACGCTGTCATATAAGGATGGCACTTTCGATTTTGAAGTCAAAGGCAATGGTCACGGTGTAGGCATGAGTCAGCGCGGCGCGCAGTATATGGCCCAGCAGGGTAAAAACTGGCGCGAGATTCTTAAGTGGTACTACAAAGGTGCCGAGATAAGCGATTATTCCGAAAATTTACTTTAAGAAGCAAAAATACAATCATATTTAAGTGATTATTGGCATCATTTGATTATATGTATATATAATTAAAGCCATAATTGCATTTTTTTTGCATAATAAGATGCATTTCCGGTCAAAATATTTTCCGGAGGTGCACAGAATGAGCAATTTTAAAGTTGGAAATTCTAAGTTCACAAGATTTGTAAATGGTAAGGGCTTTTACATAGCCCTTGCAATATGTCTGGTGGCTATTGGAACTGCAGCTTATATAGCAGTCAATAATTCAATTGGAGTTCTTGACAATGTAAAATCCGGGAATAAAGCCTCTTCGCAGAATATAACTTCAAGTATTCCGAACTGGGATGATAACAATTCAGCACAGCAAACAGAAAAGACAGTAGTCGGTGTGCCGGCTTCCACATCATCGTCCAGTTCGTCTTCCTCTTCTGCTTCTTCAGCGACAGAGCGAAGCAGCAAAACTACAAAACTTGTATATACCATGCCTGTCAATGGGTCAGTTGCAACACCATTCAGCGGCGATAAGCTGACCTATGACAAAACTATGGGTGACTGGCGCACCCATAACGGAGTTGACTTGGCGGCAGCAGAGGGCACTCCAGTAAAAGCGTGTGCCTCGGGTAAAGTTGTCGAAGTAAAAACAGATGACTTGTTCGGGCAGGAAATCGTTATCGACCATGGCAATGGCATTAAGTCGATTTATGCCAATCTGACCAGCCAAGTCAATGTCAAAAAAGGGCAGGCTGTCAATGTCGGCGATGTAATCGGCGCTGTCGGTGAAACCGCCGAGGCTGAGATAGCAATAACACCGCACCTGCACTTTGAAATACAGAAGAACGGAAAGAATGTCGATCCGCTTGCCATAATCAGTGGCCAGGCCTGATGGAGCGGCAGACTTTCTGATTTATCAATTGGACTTAATTAATGAGAGCCGTATATTGTGCGTTTATTATTCGGCGGGACTGGGGTGGGCGTCTCATGGTGCCATGCGGGTCAGCCCGCACCGTGTCAGCGGTAAAATGGCATCGGAGCGCAAAAAAAGGTTGTCTTGTTCGGGCAGCCTTTTTTTGTGCTAAAAAAGTTCATAATAAATTAACAAATTTGCTGAATTTGTTTAAAAGACTTAATTTAAGATAAACTATATACAGCAGGAATATATTGATAGTTGATGAATATTTATAATATTCTTGTATTTGCAGGATAAAAGTATTATAATTAATCTGTTATTTTGGTATACGGCTTAATAAAGACTAATTTAGTTTCAATTTCATAAAAAATCAGTAACATTTTAACGGGAGTGATGCCAAAAGTTTAATTCAAACTTGTCGGTATCAGTTAAAATGGCATTTATCTTGTACTTGTTTATCATATAAAGATAATAATGAAAGAAGAGGGCTGCAGTGGAAACACAGGAGTTTTATATATCATACGATGAAGAATTACAACAAAAACAGAATCAGGCAAATGTTTCATATACATATAATGTATTGAAACGATTTTTCGATATATTGCTGTCAGTAATAGGTCTTATTATTTTATCCCCAGTATTCTTGATTATCAGTATAATAATCAAACTGACTTCACCGGGACCGGTTTTATACAAGCATAAGAGAGTCGGCTATATGGGTGAAGAGATTGAAATTTATAAATTCAGGTCAATGGTAGTTGACTCTGACAACTTTGAGAAGTACTTCACCAAGGAACAGATGAAGCACTTTAAAGAGAATTTCAAGCTTGAAAATGACCCCAGAATCACCAAAATAGGCAAATTCCTAAGAAAATCAAGCCTTGACGAACTGCCGCAGTTGATAAATATTATTAAAGGCCAGATGAGCATTGTCGGCCCGAGGCCGATTGTAAAAGACGAGGTTAAAAAATACGGAATCTATGCGGATACCTATTTTTCAGTAAAACCTGGTCTTACCGGTCTTTGGCAGGTCTGCGGCAGAAGCAACACGACATATGAAGAACGTGTGCAGCTTGATGTGAAATATGTTCAGAACCGAAGCCTTTTAAATGATTTGAAGATTATATTAAAAACATTCGGCGCCGTAGTGACAAGTAAGGGCGCCTGCTAATCACTGCTGATAAAGGCACATCCGAGGAATTCGGATGTGCCTATTTTTTTGCGAAAGAAACGGCTTTGAGAGGATAATATATCAAGATGTGGATAAAATATCCCTAAGAGCATTAGGGAGGAAATAGAATGTTCAGAATCAAACGCAGAAGAACACTGATTAGGCTGATTACATTCGGCAGCGCAGCTTTTATCGTTGCTGTCGGACTGGCGGTTACCGGACTATGGATGTCATACAAACTTAAAATGGATATTGAATATTCTTATCAAAGGTCGCTCAGCGACCTTGCAGACCAGATGAAGAACCTCGAAATGGACCTGCAGAAAGCGCAGTATGCCGGTACAACGACCCAGCTTGCCGTACTCTCCGGGAAAATACGCTCTGAGGCACTGGCGGCTAAGACCGACCTTTCACAGATTTCTATAACGGATGTAAATTTTGATAAAACGCAAAAGTTTATTGCCCAGTTAGCCGATTATGCGAACTCGCTCTCAAGGTCAATTACAGAGCAAAATAAGCTTACAGATAAAGACCGGGAAATGCTCTCAATGCTGCTCAGCACTTCCCATAAGTTGTCTGAAGAGCTTGACAACTTAGTCAGCGACGTACAATATGGCAAACTCACGTTATACAAATCAAATTATGCTATCGGGAATTTGGCAGAGACAAAAACAAAACCGGCCTCGTCGATAGAGCTTGGGTTCCAGAACATAGAGGAAAACATGTCCGGTGTGCCGGCGATGATTTATGACGGCCCTTTTTCTGACAATGTACTGAAAAAGGTGCCGGAGTTTACGAAAGGAAAACCGGCTGTTAGCCGCAAAGACGCAAAAAACGTTGCGGCGTCTTTCCTGAACCTTTCCCCAAATGCTTTAAAGGATGACGGTGAAACTGGAGGAAATCTCCCGACCTATAACTTCAAAACCTCGACCAAAAACATCTATGTATCCAAAAATGGGGGAATGGTAGTACGAGTTATTGACAGTCGTCAGCCAAAAGAATCAAAATTGAGCAATGAACAGGCTGTAAACAAAGCAAACCAGTTTGTATCAGACAAGAAACTTGGCAATTTCAAGGTGACATACAATCTGACTGATAACAATATTTGCGTAGTCAACTTCGCTTTTCTGCAGGACAATGTCATTTGCTACCCTGACCTTATAAAAGTCGGCATTGCGCTCGATAACGGTGAGATTTTATCCTATGATGCCACAGGATTTATAATGAATCATAAAAACCGTACTTTCCCCGCAATTTCTGTTTCTAAAGAACGTGCGCAGTCAATGCTCAACCCTTCCCTAAAAGTCAGCAGCGTTTCCCTCGCTCTTATTCCGCGGGACGGTGTAAAAGAGGTGCTGTGTTACGAATTTAAATGCAAAGGCAAGGCGGATAACAAGGTTTCTGGCGACGTAATTGATTATTTCAACGTGACAAATGGGATTGAAGAACAGATTTTAATTCTCAAGCAAACTCCTGGAGGCGTCCTCGCCATGTAGAAAAATTACGCTATGTTCTAATAAACCACTGCGGCATTGCCGCGGTGGTTTATTTTATTTTTATTGCGCTGATATAATCCGATATGTTAATATAGCTGTAATACAAGTAAAGAAGGTATCGGTAATTTTTCGCACGTTAAATAAATTTAAAATGTGAGGTTTTGAAAATGAAAACTATAATTATTTACTCAACGAAGTATGGCTGTGCCGGAGAGTTGGCTTATCTTATTCAGAAAGAGTTGAAGGGTGAATGTAAGATTGTCAACGTTATGAAAAGCAGTGTACCGCCGCTTAATGATTACGATACGGTGATTTTGGGCGGTTCACTTTATATTGGAAGAATCCAAAAACAGCTTAAAAAGTATGTGAACGAACATCTTGACACCCTTCTCACAAAGAAAGTCGGACTGTTTTTGAGCGCGGGCGACCCTAAAGCTGCGGAAAATGAGGTTGTGAGGAAAAACGTTTTTCCAAAGGCCCTTATTGAACATGCCGTGGCCTTTGATGTATTGGGTTATGCCTATAAGTTTGATAAAATGGGCTTTTTAGACAGGTTTATTGTGAAAAGGGTAGCGGGCCTTTCAGAAAATGTTACCGAGTATTATGAGAACAGAATAAAAGCCTTTGCAGAAGCCCTCACTCGTTGACAATAGGTAAAAAATAAATATAATAAAAAGTTAGGCTTCAGATTACTTGTGTCAGAGGAGTGGATATATGGATGAAGACTGGGAAAATTTCTGTGAAAGCGGAAAATATGCTCCCAATCATCAAAAAATGGCTTTATTCAGATAAAGATATATTTTTGAGGGAAGCGGTTTCCAATGCAAGCGACGCAATTTTTAAATTTGAGAGATTGGTCGTCTTCGGGGAAGCCCAAAAAGCAGAAAATGAAAAGATGCATATAGATGTTTCGGTTAATAAAGAAAAAGGTACTCTCAAAATCAGTGATACCGGTATCGGTATGACAGAAGATGAGGTAGTTAAATATATAGCGCAGGTTGCGTTTTCCGGCGCCGTTGACTTTATAGAGAAGTATAAGGATATAGCGGATAAAAACAATATAATCGGGCATTTCGGCCTTGGTTTCTATTCTGTATTCATGGTTTCCGACTATGTTGAATTAGACACTCTGTCTTACAAAAAGGATGCGAAACCCGTCAAGTGGATTTGCGACGGCGGGTCTGATTATCAGATAGGTGAAGGTGAACGCACTGAGCGCGGAACAACCCTCACCCTTCATATTTCAAAGGACAGCGAGGAGTTCCTTGACACGGCAAGAATAAGAGAAATACTGCGCAAATACTGCTCATTTATATCATACGAGATAACGCTTACCGACGAATGTCAAGAAAAGAAAGAGGACGAAAAGCCCGAAATTATCAATAATATCTCTCCGCTGTGGCTAAAAAATCCGAAAGACTGCACTGATGATGAATACAAAAAATTCTAC
This DNA window, taken from [Clostridium] cellulosi, encodes the following:
- a CDS encoding peptidase M23 (High confidence in function and specificity); translated protein: MSNFKVGNSKFTRFVNGKGFYIALAICLVAIGTAAYIAVNNSIGVLDNVKSGNKASSQNITSSIPNWDDNNSAQQTEKTVVGVPASTSSSSSSSSSASSATERSSKTTKLVYTMPVNGSVATPFSGDKLTYDKTMGDWRTHNGVDLAAAEGTPVKACASGKVVEVKTDDLFGQEIVIDHGNGIKSIYANLTSQVNVKKGQAVNVGDVIGAVGETAEAEIAITPHLHFEIQKNGKNVDPLAIISGQA
- a CDS encoding bacterial sugar transferase family protein (High confidence in function and specificity), with the translated sequence METQEFYISYDEELQQKQNQANVSYTYNVLKRFFDILLSVIGLIILSPVFLIISIIIKLTSPGPVLYKHKRVGYMGEEIEIYKFRSMVVDSDNFEKYFTKEQMKHFKENFKLENDPRITKIGKFLRKSSLDELPQLINIIKGQMSIVGPRPIVKDEVKKYGIYADTYFSVKPGLTGLWQVCGRSNTTYEERVQLDVKYVQNRSLLNDLKIILKTFGAVVTSKGAC
- a CDS encoding germination protein YpeB (High confidence in function and specificity), with protein sequence MFRIKRRRTLIRLITFGSAAFIVAVGLAVTGLWMSYKLKMDIEYSYQRSLSDLADQMKNLEMDLQKAQYAGTTTQLAVLSGKIRSEALAAKTDLSQISITDVNFDKTQKFIAQLADYANSLSRSITEQNKLTDKDREMLSMLLSTSHKLSEELDNLVSDVQYGKLTLYKSNYAIGNLAETKTKPASSIELGFQNIEENMSGVPAMIYDGPFSDNVLKKVPEFTKGKPAVSRKDAKNVAASFLNLSPNALKDDGETGGNLPTYNFKTSTKNIYVSKNGGMVVRVIDSRQPKESKLSNEQAVNKANQFVSDKKLGNFKVTYNLTDNNICVVNFAFLQDNVICYPDLIKVGIALDNGEILSYDATGFIMNHKNRTFPAISVSKERAQSMLNPSLKVSSVSLALIPRDGVKEVLCYEFKCKGKADNKVSGDVIDYFNVTNGIEEQILILKQTPGGVLAM
- a CDS encoding Citrate synthase (High confidence in function and specificity) — protein: MNGYHANIPAGSLKRLCDEFKKYNQISPELFDTYHVKRGLRNSDGTGVLAGLTRICNVHGYLINEGEKMPIEGELIYRGINVKEIVKGCQKDNRFGFEEVIWLLLFGRLPNKDQLEAFNAILGELRELPPYFTEDVLMKAPSPNIMNKMGRAVLALYSYDDNPEDTSIENVLSQSIKLIAKMPTLMVHAYQVKRKNFDHDTMFFHPLEPAHSTAESILATMRPDKQFTDEEAKLLDICLILHAEHGGGNNSTFSCRCLSSTGTDTYSAISAAIGSLKGPRHGGANLKVMEMMEYIKKGVSDWEDDEEVSAFLEKLLKKEAGDRSGLIYGMGHAVYTISDPRAVILKENARKLAEKKGMLDEFKLIESVERLAPAAFAKVKNNNKYICANVDLYSGMVYKMLGMPPELFTPLFAVARIPGWCAHRIEEITTANRIMRPAYKAISQPLEYTPLDQR
- a CDS encoding putative membrane protein (Hypothetical protein) is translated as MKDFIIPVAIFLLLMLLIPMISLINAKKVNNHVNTYASASQTISIKSDNFTFKIKDGKTGNYETVKGFDFICGVVAGEMPASYNVEALKAQAVAALTYCLYQNENGTIVTGLSIAYLTPEEQKKRWSSNYENNKKKIEHAVSEVYGKVLTYDGKIIDAVFFNMSSGITENCKDVFGKELPYLVEVSSPGDTLQEDFISHTALTLDEFKAKVKGFDKDADFSGNPADYLKIEKRSGAGGVISARLCGKEVSGRDIRSIFGLRSANFTLSYKDGTFDFEVKGNGHGVGMSQRGAQYMAQQGKNWREILKWYYKGAEISDYSENLL
- a CDS encoding hypothetical protein (Family membership) encodes the protein MKTIIIYSTKYGCAGELAYLIQKELKGECKIVNVMKSSVPPLNDYDTVILGGSLYIGRIQKQLKKYVNEHLDTLLTKKVGLFLSAGDPKAAENEVVRKNVFPKALIEHAVAFDVLGYAYKFDKMGFLDRFIVKRVAGLSENVTEYYENRIKAFAEALTR